From Ignavibacteriota bacterium, one genomic window encodes:
- a CDS encoding AAA family ATPase, whose translation MAFVKAQKHAAKLRMAIAGPSGSGKTFSALKIATAMGGPIAVIDTEHGSASKYADLFDFDVLDLEAPFHPDHFIEAIHDAEAGGYKFVIIDSLSHAWNGPGGVLEIKEKFAKQKGFNDYTAWGPAGDIQAKLIEAITGSNLHVIATMRSKTAHEVQKDSDGRTKIVKLGMQPIQRDGTEYEFDVLLDMDIQNNAVVGKTRCVALTNEVFSKPGQEIADILSAWLTGAPAPDRRTPEELRKAAGLKIKERLAEVGIDVNAPGFKITTAIADLDVQWANEIGAAITAQDWGKALTVDMSETPAAKITVPNGKTAEEIAEMAIVN comes from the coding sequence ATGGCATTTGTAAAGGCTCAAAAACACGCTGCAAAGCTCCGTATGGCAATCGCCGGGCCTTCCGGCTCAGGTAAGACCTTTTCCGCACTGAAGATCGCAACCGCAATGGGTGGGCCAATCGCAGTCATCGATACCGAACACGGCAGCGCCAGCAAATACGCTGATTTGTTTGACTTCGACGTTCTCGATCTGGAAGCTCCGTTTCACCCAGATCATTTCATTGAGGCTATTCACGATGCCGAGGCGGGCGGTTACAAGTTTGTCATCATTGACTCTCTCTCGCACGCGTGGAATGGCCCTGGTGGCGTGCTGGAGATCAAAGAGAAATTTGCAAAGCAGAAAGGATTCAACGACTACACCGCCTGGGGGCCGGCTGGCGATATCCAGGCAAAGCTGATCGAAGCGATTACCGGTTCTAACCTGCATGTCATCGCTACTATGCGCTCGAAGACCGCGCATGAAGTCCAAAAGGACTCTGATGGACGTACCAAGATCGTGAAATTGGGGATGCAGCCCATTCAGCGAGATGGCACCGAATACGAATTCGACGTCCTGCTGGACATGGACATCCAGAACAATGCAGTCGTTGGCAAGACCCGCTGCGTGGCGCTAACCAATGAGGTATTCAGCAAACCAGGCCAGGAGATTGCTGACATTCTTTCCGCATGGCTGACGGGCGCTCCGGCACCTGATCGTCGCACCCCAGAAGAGCTACGCAAGGCCGCTGGACTGAAGATTAAGGAGCGTCTCGCTGAAGTCGGCATCGACGTAAATGCGCCCGGCTTCAAAATCACCACAGCAATCGCAGATCTGGACGTGCAGTGGGCCAATGAGATTGGCGCAGCTATCACCGCACAAGACTGGGGCAAGGCGCTGACCGTGGACATGAGCGAGACGCCGGCTGCAAAGATCACTGTCCCAAATGGCAAAACCGCGGAAGAGATTGCCGAAATGGCGATTGTGAATTGA
- a CDS encoding phage portal protein: protein MEYTGYLQGMWASQLTRYASNWQLYNGETWLELEAGTDGQAPRRKYRLGVNDISLACNMHAQLLFGEVRDNSEPLIQQKVAPRRGFEVPNGIISAAQDYLDELWMESEARKVQFLAGLSSQVTGGVYWRIRYALENENPFDLFPFKFEMVHSDYVFPVFTPGSTTFSEIFVRYMIPREAARSEWGQWSGDWPELVEYREHWTAARGGNAGTLSITVGVEGKRLTIKAEKNPFGFLPFVYIPHVASNGFFGVPLAEWVGGVDLAYEYNARLANIGDILHQNSYPFGVLKNHPTGKLKLPFRLWRGGPAVVDLGPGMPDGKAPEMDWYSPSDVTSGAMNYIDSLKKELRMAMAIPPVAVGEDEGSQRSSLTLITRMFPVKSHILTERWLWTPAFEKLNRMALQMAILKQVGKLDGLDVSKIAITPAWAPMLPRDRTELVNELVQRQGVGHIHPMDALEKYEDIPTGEIEETFKRIQEFEEWKAELNKPPETPEGIPASKPKEAAKAKEEKDE, encoded by the coding sequence ATGGAATATACGGGATACCTACAAGGTATGTGGGCATCTCAGCTTACGCGTTATGCGTCCAACTGGCAATTGTACAATGGTGAGACGTGGCTAGAGCTTGAAGCAGGGACGGATGGGCAGGCACCGCGCAGAAAGTATCGATTGGGCGTCAATGACATCTCTTTGGCCTGCAATATGCACGCCCAACTGCTATTTGGCGAGGTGCGGGACAACTCGGAACCGCTCATTCAGCAAAAAGTAGCGCCCAGACGCGGTTTTGAAGTACCGAATGGCATCATTTCGGCTGCACAGGACTATTTAGATGAGCTTTGGATGGAAAGCGAAGCTCGAAAAGTCCAATTTCTCGCCGGATTGTCGTCTCAGGTGACTGGTGGCGTCTATTGGAGGATTCGATACGCACTTGAAAACGAAAATCCCTTTGATCTTTTCCCCTTCAAGTTCGAGATGGTTCATTCTGACTATGTTTTCCCCGTTTTCACGCCAGGATCGACTACATTTAGCGAGATTTTTGTTCGCTACATGATCCCAAGGGAAGCGGCCAGGTCGGAATGGGGACAGTGGAGCGGTGATTGGCCGGAGTTGGTGGAGTACAGAGAGCATTGGACGGCTGCTAGAGGGGGGAACGCGGGGACTCTTTCTATCACTGTTGGGGTTGAGGGAAAGAGGCTCACGATCAAGGCGGAGAAGAACCCGTTTGGCTTCTTACCGTTTGTCTATATACCGCATGTTGCGTCAAACGGGTTCTTTGGGGTGCCTTTGGCAGAGTGGGTTGGTGGTGTAGATCTGGCGTATGAGTACAATGCCCGCCTCGCCAACATTGGCGATATCTTGCACCAGAATAGCTATCCGTTCGGGGTGCTCAAGAACCATCCTACGGGTAAGCTGAAGCTGCCATTTCGCTTGTGGAGGGGTGGGCCAGCGGTTGTGGACTTGGGGCCGGGAATGCCTGATGGCAAAGCACCAGAAATGGACTGGTACAGCCCATCGGACGTGACTAGCGGGGCGATGAATTACATTGACAGTCTCAAGAAAGAATTGCGCATGGCGATGGCAATTCCACCAGTGGCAGTGGGAGAGGACGAAGGAAGTCAACGCAGCTCGCTAACGCTCATTACCCGCATGTTCCCTGTCAAGAGCCATATCCTCACCGAGCGATGGCTGTGGACGCCAGCATTTGAGAAGCTGAACCGGATGGCCTTGCAGATGGCTATTCTCAAGCAGGTTGGTAAGCTCGATGGCTTGGACGTGTCCAAGATTGCAATCACTCCAGCATGGGCACCCATGCTGCCTAGAGATCGGACAGAGTTGGTAAATGAGTTGGTGCAGCGCCAGGGTGTTGGGCATATTCATCCGATGGACGCGTTAGAGAAGTACGAAGACATTCCAACTGGCGAGATTGAAGAAACCTTCAAGCGCATTCAAGAATTCGAGGAATGGAAGGCTGAGCTTAACAAGCCGCCAGAGACGCCAGAAGGTATTCCAGCTAGCAAACCAAAAGAAGCCGCAAAGGCTAAGGAAGAGAAAGACGAATGA